The Candidatus Binatus sp. genome contains a region encoding:
- a CDS encoding glycosyltransferase family 87 protein: MDGRAKIDTAGKSVTVTMSTTAPDGRSGFAHRFTSWLRDPSWLTVQRVTFYSGVLLLAYLAAAIAQLFHAHHLIFASGAGVGGDFVNPYAASIAALKGDPASVYDIHRQHLQEAAVMGGKDFGVLGFHYPPMYLLIVLPLSMLPFIASWVVFETVTLAGYLAVLRRIAPVPLGLWLAITFPAVIINFMCGQNGFLTTALIGSGLLLLDRWPVLAGLLFGLMAYKPQFAILIPLALIVARRWRALIATAVSTILFAAASLAVFGASTWRAFIGSIPFTQKIVLERGAINFPTLQSIFGAIRMWGGSVEVAYAFQALVAIYAASAVVWVWQTSRPFALKAATLAVGCLMVSPYVLQYDLVLLALPIAWLAMEGFEKGFLPYEKAVLSVAWILPRVSLPVSQGAKIPLAPIVIIALMTAILRRASRREPPLTCSKHATPRVSRRPPHWSRPGLGSRPESST; this comes from the coding sequence ATGGATGGTCGCGCGAAAATCGATACCGCCGGAAAATCCGTCACGGTAACGATGTCCACCACGGCCCCTGACGGTCGCTCGGGCTTTGCGCACCGGTTCACCAGCTGGCTTCGCGACCCCTCCTGGCTGACGGTTCAACGCGTCACATTTTATTCGGGCGTTCTGCTGCTTGCATATCTGGCTGCGGCGATAGCTCAACTCTTCCACGCTCATCACCTGATATTTGCGAGTGGCGCCGGCGTTGGAGGCGACTTCGTAAATCCCTACGCGGCTTCGATCGCGGCGCTTAAAGGCGATCCCGCGTCTGTTTACGACATTCATCGCCAGCACCTGCAGGAAGCGGCGGTAATGGGAGGCAAGGATTTCGGTGTCCTCGGGTTCCACTATCCGCCGATGTACCTTCTGATCGTTCTGCCGCTTTCGATGCTGCCATTCATCGCGTCATGGGTCGTGTTCGAGACCGTGACGCTTGCGGGCTATCTTGCCGTACTTCGGCGCATCGCTCCCGTTCCTCTCGGACTTTGGCTCGCGATCACATTTCCGGCGGTCATCATCAACTTCATGTGCGGGCAAAACGGCTTCCTGACCACCGCGCTTATCGGGAGCGGTCTGCTGCTTCTGGACCGATGGCCGGTGCTTGCGGGGTTGCTGTTTGGCTTGATGGCCTACAAGCCGCAATTCGCGATATTGATTCCGCTCGCACTGATCGTAGCGCGCCGATGGCGCGCACTTATTGCCACTGCCGTCAGCACGATTCTGTTCGCGGCAGCTTCGCTCGCCGTCTTTGGCGCATCGACGTGGCGCGCGTTTATCGGCAGTATCCCGTTCACACAGAAAATTGTCCTGGAACGGGGTGCGATCAATTTCCCAACCCTGCAAAGCATTTTTGGCGCGATCAGGATGTGGGGTGGCAGCGTCGAGGTTGCGTATGCGTTCCAGGCGCTGGTGGCGATATATGCGGCGTCCGCGGTGGTTTGGGTTTGGCAAACCAGCCGTCCGTTCGCGCTCAAAGCCGCCACCCTGGCGGTTGGCTGCTTGATGGTTTCCCCATACGTCCTGCAATACGACCTGGTGTTGCTCGCGCTACCGATAGCGTGGCTGGCAATGGAGGGTTTCGAGAAGGGGTTCCTGCCCTACGAGAAGGCCGTGCTTTCGGTCGCGTGGATTCTGCCCCGCGTCTCATTGCCGGTCAGTCAGGGCGCCAAAATCCCACTTGCCCCGATCGTGATCATCGCACTCATGACGGCGATCCTACGGCGCGCCAGCCGTCGCGAGCCGCCGCTCACCTGCAGCAAGCACGCCACCCCGCGCGTTTCGAGACGCCCGCCCCATTGGTCCCGCCCCGGCTTGGGCAGTCGTCCTGAGAGTTCAACTTGA